A stretch of [Clostridium] innocuum DNA encodes these proteins:
- a CDS encoding transposase, with protein MVSRKGYQFRIYPHKEQEILFIKTFGCTRFLYNHMLDDKIKYYEETKKMKQTTPASYKKDHPFLKEVDSLALANAQLHLEAAFKKFYKETDIGFPKWKSKHQAKQSYTTNMVNGNIRLFSMIQNQTTYLRLPKAGNVRIRMHRIPQGILKAVTISKQQDRYIATCLFEYENKVERKEVVHVLGLDYSQKHLYVDSEGHVCDYPHFYRASENRLAREQRKLSKMVKGSNNYKKQRKKIARLHAHIGQQRKDFLHKESRKIANSWDMVVVEDIDMKAMSQALKLGKNLMDNGFGILRNYLKYKLEDGGKRFIKIDKWYASSQLCNHCGAKNKIGLNERTYQCPKCGYIENRDINAAKNIRDEGIRFHMS; from the coding sequence ATGGTGTCAAGAAAAGGGTATCAGTTTAGAATCTATCCACACAAGGAGCAAGAGATCCTCTTTATCAAAACATTTGGTTGTACTCGTTTTTTATATAATCATATGTTAGATGACAAAATCAAATATTATGAAGAAACTAAGAAGATGAAACAAACGACCCCTGCATCCTATAAGAAGGATCATCCATTTCTCAAGGAAGTAGATTCTTTGGCATTAGCAAACGCTCAACTTCATTTAGAAGCTGCTTTTAAAAAATTCTACAAAGAAACAGATATCGGCTTTCCGAAATGGAAATCAAAGCATCAGGCGAAACAAAGTTACACGACGAATATGGTCAATGGAAATATTAGATTATTTAGTATGATACAAAATCAAACGACCTATCTACGTTTACCAAAGGCAGGTAATGTAAGGATCCGTATGCATCGCATACCACAGGGGATCTTAAAAGCAGTGACGATAAGCAAACAGCAGGATCGTTATATTGCGACATGTCTGTTTGAATATGAAAACAAAGTAGAAAGGAAAGAAGTCGTACATGTATTAGGTCTTGATTATTCGCAAAAACATCTATATGTTGATAGTGAAGGTCATGTATGTGACTATCCTCATTTTTATCGTGCAAGTGAGAATCGATTAGCAAGAGAACAACGCAAACTTTCCAAGATGGTCAAAGGAAGTAATAACTATAAGAAGCAAAGGAAAAAGATAGCCAGGCTACATGCCCATATAGGACAGCAAAGAAAAGATTTTCTACATAAAGAAAGCAGGAAGATAGCCAATTCCTGGGATATGGTTGTTGTAGAAGATATCGATATGAAGGCAATGAGTCAGGCATTGAAGCTAGGAAAGAATCTTATGGATAATGGCTTTGGGATCTTGAGAAATTATTTAAAATACAAGTTAGAAGATGGAGGGAAACGATTTATAAAGATCGATAAATGGTATGCAAGCAGTCAGCTATGTAATCACTGCGGAGCAAAGAATAAGATAGGGTTAAATGAAAGAACCTATCAATGTCCGAAATGTGGTTATATAGAGAATCGTGATATCAATGCAGCAAAGAATATACGTGATGAAGGCATACGATTCCATATGAGTTAG
- a CDS encoding HAD family hydrolase yields MTKQITHICFDLDDTLYEQITPFKQALLSVKPVQEELLREIYASFRMHSNELFFLHQRKEISFQTMHIKRIQLAMADYGISISDKEAECFQLNYQQGQYAISLSKDTVQLLAYVSSKGVKISMITNGPEEHQRRKIKSLGLQSWIEEKDILISSAVGISKPDSRIFHMVDQSALYVGDSYENDIIGAKGAGWDVIWLNKYGLPDKSGLADYIVQNDGELLQLIRQLI; encoded by the coding sequence ATGACAAAACAGATAACACATATATGCTTCGATCTGGATGATACATTGTATGAACAGATCACGCCCTTTAAACAGGCTCTGCTTTCGGTAAAGCCTGTGCAAGAGGAGTTGCTGCGGGAAATCTATGCAAGCTTTCGCATGCACAGCAATGAACTGTTTTTCCTGCATCAGAGAAAGGAAATTTCCTTTCAGACCATGCATATAAAACGGATACAGCTAGCAATGGCAGATTATGGTATTTCGATAAGTGATAAGGAAGCAGAATGCTTTCAATTGAATTATCAGCAGGGACAGTATGCGATTTCATTAAGCAAAGACACTGTACAGCTGCTTGCATATGTAAGCAGCAAAGGTGTGAAAATCAGTATGATCACCAACGGGCCGGAAGAACACCAGCGAAGAAAAATAAAGAGTCTGGGTCTGCAAAGCTGGATTGAGGAAAAGGATATCCTTATTTCATCTGCAGTTGGTATTTCAAAGCCGGATTCACGCATCTTTCATATGGTGGATCAAAGCGCTCTGTATGTTGGAGATTCCTATGAAAATGACATCATCGGGGCGAAAGGGGCCGGATGGGATGTTATCTGGCTGAATAAGTACGGACTGCCGGATAAAAGCGGTTTGGCAGATTATATCGTACAGAATGACGGAGAACTTCTGCAGCTGATCAGGCAGCTTATTTGA
- the tnpA gene encoding IS200/IS605 family transposase: MLDLDSNAHSVFALHYHLIMTTKYRRRVFNDVISGRAKEIFLHIARSYNISLQEWNHDVDHIHILFSAHPNSCLTKFINAYKSASSRLLKKEFPEIREKLWREAFWSQSFCLISTGGVTTDIIKAYIESQGEKNGVKKRVSV; the protein is encoded by the coding sequence ATGCTTGATTTAGACAGTAATGCTCATTCGGTGTTTGCTCTCCATTATCATTTGATTATGACAACGAAATATCGGCGTCGTGTGTTCAATGATGTCATTAGTGGTCGTGCAAAAGAGATCTTTCTTCATATTGCCAGATCCTATAACATCTCTCTTCAAGAATGGAACCATGATGTCGATCATATTCATATCCTGTTCTCTGCTCACCCTAACTCTTGTCTCACAAAATTCATCAATGCATATAAGAGTGCCAGTTCACGTTTATTGAAAAAAGAGTTTCCTGAAATTCGTGAAAAACTTTGGAGGGAAGCATTTTGGAGTCAGAGCTTCTGTTTGATCAGTACAGGAGGAGTCACCACCGACATCATCAAAGCTTATATCGAAAGTCAAGGTGAGAAGAATGGTGTCAAGAAAAGGGTATCAGTTTAG
- a CDS encoding carbohydrate-binding domain-containing protein, with product MYKKIRIVLILIFISIWTCPAGMHTVIVRAATVRTQKLDLSKAADSAQNATEGWQWIKNSDGSYTLILQDFTLDTTDTNGIILPRDKDVSIILKGRNTITCTQTGLAENWVILFPGEYKTKTVEGDGSLELNAPCGLNLDNLILNSGSLVIDSENAFLGGLVTNESYIQNGGAVSVTVTGSEGLYLIGEFQLHGGTLDINAPDGIGIFTDDGSAVYNAITIDGGALSIQADRGLYRNRREQVDADITMSNADISIHSTRTAISNILGNIIIHDLTSWDVKAPQLYGGNVTLQVQPADYIRLHALLKQVNDLNEALYMSNGWNALQESMKAVKMDKHFYEQDEVDAMYTDIKAKIDALVYLSADYTGIHDALQKVPAQIECYTDASRQKLYDLILNIPWDKNITEQKILDTYAKSLVDAINQLELKPQPAPVIPALIVQGANQSIRQGEQASFTANTAYEEFIALEIDENIISPNQYTVKEGSTVITLLPDCTKQLQPGMHTLRIISSTGIAECSFTIITAAEKDQEQPVSPSSDAKEIKKEKSKAPFTGNTTYIELWYLLSTVTLTGMGCLLLRRKNQKDKM from the coding sequence ATGTATAAAAAAATTCGAATTGTTCTAATTCTTATCTTCATTTCCATATGGACATGTCCGGCCGGTATGCATACTGTTATTGTGAGAGCTGCGACTGTACGGACACAGAAACTTGATTTGTCAAAGGCAGCGGATTCCGCTCAAAATGCCACAGAAGGCTGGCAGTGGATAAAAAATTCAGATGGCTCCTATACGCTTATTTTGCAGGATTTCACATTGGATACCACAGATACTAACGGTATCATACTGCCTAGAGATAAGGATGTATCCATCATCCTGAAGGGCCGTAATACCATCACCTGTACCCAAACAGGCTTGGCAGAGAATTGGGTGATTCTTTTTCCCGGAGAGTACAAAACAAAAACAGTCGAAGGCGATGGAAGTCTTGAATTAAACGCCCCCTGCGGTTTAAATCTGGATAATCTGATTTTGAACAGTGGGTCCCTTGTCATTGATTCTGAAAACGCTTTTCTGGGAGGGCTTGTTACCAATGAGTCTTATATACAAAATGGTGGTGCCGTATCCGTTACTGTGACAGGGTCGGAAGGCCTGTATCTGATAGGTGAATTTCAGCTGCACGGCGGTACCCTGGATATTAACGCACCGGATGGTATCGGTATTTTTACAGATGACGGCAGTGCTGTATATAATGCAATCACCATTGACGGGGGCGCCTTGTCCATTCAGGCAGACCGCGGCCTGTATCGAAACCGCAGAGAACAGGTGGATGCGGATATCACGATGTCTAATGCTGATATCTCAATACACTCAACAAGGACAGCAATATCCAATATACTGGGGAATATCATCATACATGATCTTACCTCATGGGATGTAAAGGCTCCCCAGCTATACGGAGGAAACGTAACTTTGCAGGTGCAGCCGGCTGATTACATAAGACTGCATGCATTACTGAAACAGGTAAACGATCTGAATGAAGCACTCTATATGTCCAATGGATGGAACGCCCTGCAGGAGAGTATGAAGGCTGTTAAGATGGATAAACACTTTTACGAGCAGGACGAAGTAGATGCTATGTATACGGATATTAAAGCAAAAATAGATGCACTGGTTTATCTTTCTGCGGATTATACGGGAATACACGATGCTCTGCAGAAAGTACCGGCACAGATAGAGTGCTATACAGATGCGTCCAGACAGAAGCTGTATGATCTCATACTGAATATTCCATGGGATAAAAATATCACAGAGCAAAAGATACTGGATACCTATGCAAAATCGCTGGTAGATGCAATCAATCAGCTGGAATTAAAGCCGCAGCCAGCACCCGTCATTCCTGCATTAATCGTACAGGGTGCCAATCAGAGTATACGGCAAGGGGAACAGGCTTCATTTACAGCCAATACCGCTTATGAGGAATTCATTGCACTGGAAATAGACGAAAATATCATTTCACCAAATCAATACACGGTTAAGGAAGGCAGTACCGTAATCACTCTGTTACCGGATTGCACGAAGCAGCTGCAGCCGGGTATGCACACCCTACGAATCATTTCTTCAACCGGTATTGCGGAATGCAGCTTCACAATAATTACGGCAGCTGAGAAAGATCAGGAGCAGCCGGTTTCCCCTTCAAGTGATGCTAAGGAAATCAAGAAAGAAAAATCTAAAGCTCCGTTTACCGGGAATACGACATACATAGAGTTATGGTATCTGTTGTCCACGGTCACACTGACAGGTATGGGATGTCTGCTCTTAAGAAGAAAAAATCAAAAAGATAAAATGTAA